The Halostella limicola genome includes the window AAGCCGTAGACCGTTCCCGGCTCGATCGACAGGGAGAGGTCGTCGACGGCGAGGGTGTCGTCGAAGCGCTTGGAGAGGGACTCGGCGTGAATCGCGGGGCCGTCGCTCATGGGGATAGTTTCAGCGACCGATAATATGAAAGTACCGTCGGGTTACGCGTACCGTTCGAGCTCGGGGCGGTCGAGGCCCTCGAGCACTTCGCCGGCGGTGTCGTCGAGCAGGCTGCGGCCCTCGGCGGTGATGCGGCGGCCCTCGCCGTCCGCGGTCTCGACGAGGTCCTCCTCCTCGAGGTCCTGCAGGATGGTGCGGATGACGTTGCGGCTCCCGTCGGTGCGCTTTGCGGGGGAGACCTGGTAGCGGTTCGAACCGGACTTCGAGCCGCCGTACTCGGTCGCGAGGCGCTCGATGCCGACCGGGCCGTCGGTCGCCACCTTGCGCAGGAGGCTCGCGGCGCGGGTCGCGTAGAAGTCCTCCTGCTCGGGCGGGAGTTCGCGGCTCACGCCGGTCTTGGCGAACTGACCCCACTCGGGTTCCTCGACTCGATCCTCGAGCTCGTCGGCGAGCGCCTCGATGAGCGCGTCCGCCGGCACGTCGTACAGCGTTGTCATGGACGTGCTTTCCCCCGCGCCGCATTTAAGACCATCGTATTATCGCGCGCCCATCGCGCCGAACGCCGACGCCGCGCCCGCGCCGAGGACCGTCGAGAGCCAGTACGTCGACGCGCGGTGGATGACGACGGCGGCGCTGGCCGTCGACAGGCCGATACCGGTCGTCGGAACGAGGAGGGCGGCGAGCACCGCCTCCACGCCGCCGAGGCCGCCGGGCAGGGGGGTGACGCCGGCGACGCTCCCCAGAGGGACGGCTACCATCACCGCCCCGAACGACACTGTGAAGCCGAGCGCGTACAGCGAGAGCCACAGCGCGCACATCTGGGCGAACCACCCGAGCGCCGAGAATCCGAGCGCGAACGCGAGCGTCCGGCGGTCGGACCCGACGCGCTCGATGGTGCCGAAGAAGCCCTCGATGCGACGCTCCAGGTCCGCTGCGGTCGGCGGCGACTTCCGCGGGATCAGCTTCGTTATCCACCGGACGAACGGCGTCACGACGCGGACGGCCCCGCGCTCGACGCGGTAGCGGTGCTCCCAGCCGAGGTACGCGACGACCGGCAGGGCGACCGCGAGCGCGCCGACGGAGGCCGCGGCGTACTCCAGGCGGGCGCTGAACGTCACCTCCGTCGCCATGTAGGCGACCCCGAGCAGGGCGAACCCGATGGAGGGAACGAAGTTCAGCGCGTCGACGCTCGCAATGGCCGCCAGCGACGTCTCGTACTCGCTGTCGGTCGCCCGCGAGATCAGCAGCGC containing:
- a CDS encoding flippase-like domain-containing protein, with the translated sequence MVDGSTRAKVVGFLGALAILAGLFWVAGVEDILAALGRARPDIVALVVVAALGWLLAWGLALRTVLGGLGIPLSVPRSFLVWTGAMFSNNVTPFGQAGGEPFTALLISRATDSEYETSLAAIASVDALNFVPSIGFALLGVAYMATEVTFSARLEYAAASVGALAVALPVVAYLGWEHRYRVERGAVRVVTPFVRWITKLIPRKSPPTAADLERRIEGFFGTIERVGSDRRTLAFALGFSALGWFAQMCALWLSLYALGFTVSFGAVMVAVPLGSVAGVTPLPGGLGGVEAVLAALLVPTTGIGLSTASAAVVIHRASTYWLSTVLGAGAASAFGAMGAR
- a CDS encoding 30S ribosomal protein S19e, which translates into the protein MTTLYDVPADALIEALADELEDRVEEPEWGQFAKTGVSRELPPEQEDFYATRAASLLRKVATDGPVGIERLATEYGGSKSGSNRYQVSPAKRTDGSRNVIRTILQDLEEEDLVETADGEGRRITAEGRSLLDDTAGEVLEGLDRPELERYA